The proteins below are encoded in one region of Salvelinus namaycush isolate Seneca chromosome 39, SaNama_1.0, whole genome shotgun sequence:
- the LOC120032641 gene encoding ubinuclein-2-like isoform X1 produces the protein MAEPRKVQFVTLSAFAAGSATETRKRRLEDDEADIDLDADGEVETKASGADGGGGLFGKTSSDKDNAEGKRITVRLNLSLSEPSDQSSAEFNYSELIQNIQAKKNTPPPAPAPTQTPTLFILPPALDPSDPFNDDDRERLQVEALAKKFENKYGNANAAGKKKRKDRMQDLIDIGFGYDETDPFIDNSEAYDELVPASLTTKLGGFYINTGTLQFRAASESEGEEGGKDVKPRVRELKDGEEQVIKRRRRKEGNNLEEKKPRKNRVPKPGVSSLMNIHRPEKKKRKKLMKDSLCLAAMLRRFTREKQEMRKMNPTAPHSGMGSSVANAPRANHLLANSHLHANAANNDVSLAELTADPAMMSLLGSANEKELQDLLGDLDFSLLDSSANPHVATPGRENGLMGIGVSGPKPSGGGLGRGLGVAGGLLHPPPLPDGLPAPLIKRIEDLRAASRQFDQEGRKKFFTLDMNNILLDIELQAQEQPMGLRGEVYSHLEAFVPCNKEALLKRLKKLSLNIQDDRLRTPLLKLKLAVCSVMPEQIQRYNMDCMVKAANRQQPGEGEKNGSEEEDEGKPGKRMMGPRKKFVWDDKLRSLLCNLVRVKLSSYELESSQCSLSVEDYLKAFMENEVKPLWPKGWMQARMLFKESRVVHSHLTVNMVKKRMVPTPRAKAKEGQWIQQRPNLPTATTPSLPHVPSTPSVIQARRTSSSPSEPICLSDSLDEDLRAPSLDSVSHALAFLSQAAKGLGPHGSVTDLTLTSPLSPPPLQIPNTSPPSITPHYSPSSSLLTSHSLSKINANLSTMVTMPSMANIKTTLSTSPSTSTASSARMQLAGATLVSRGADGVYGVMKGAGSMGQTQRHNVSMATAIHRQGGMTGGSKLHPPSSPSPPTKQRPPPTASPLLPPHQKVSLGMGVAISELGKSSVKANSSSNGSVMMSNMSSSSPQSRATNSHSHPQQLNSKSPQQLNSKSPQQPSYLTSTVGSSPSQSPSHHQGKSKPHHQSNFITPMQATLTKSSHSNNSSPIIKLTPRPPAPTPPPISSPSSSSSNLLSHSQMISSPLQYQSPKTAGFRPPFSVQGGGQVKPGQGSYSFAGSQKAPCVISSSSVSSASSNSSPMRMSPVTSRPDNSPSPSGTVSTSHGQRQRAVGRAKAVGSRVPTATMATPSVTSHLTQVSAGSPLLGGPLGFGMLGGLVPVSLPFQFPSLLNFTPPGAPGVSGLGTGTNSGYSLSQSDLMDLYKSLQSGSQAALPPHLQLAFSDANQSQGGDMKRKSH, from the exons ATGGCCGAACCGAGAAAAGTACAATTTGTCACCCTCTCGGCCTTCGCTGCGGGATCAGCCACGGAGACTAGGAAACGCCGGTTGGAGGATGACGAGGCCGACATCGACTTGGATGCGGATGGTGAGGTCGAAACGAAAGCGTCCGGGGCAGATGGTGGCGGTGGGCTTTTCGGCAAAACTAGTAGTGACAAGGACAACGCTGAAGGAAAACGGATTACCGTGCGGTTGAACCTATCTCTGTCCGAGCCCAGCGATCAATCGTCGGCCGAGTTTAACTACAGCGAACTCATCCAAAACATCCAG GCAAAAAAGAACACTCCTcctccagccccagccccaacTCAGACTCCAACTCTTTTTATCCTGCCTCCTGCCCTTGACCCTAGCGACCCTTTCAACGATGACGATAGAGAACGACTGCAGGTGGAGGCCCTGGCCAAGAAGTTTGAGAACAAATAT GGCAATGCGAATGCAGCAGGAAAGAAGAAAAGGAAGGATAGAATGCAGGATCTGATTGACATAGGCTTCGGCTACGACGAGACCGACCCTTTTATTGACAACTCAGAGGCT TATGATGAGCTGGTCCCGGCCTCCCTGACTACCAAGCTGGGAGGGTTCTACATCAACACGGGCACGCTGCAGTTCAGAGCTGCTTCCgagtcagagggagaggaagggggcaAGGATGTCAAACCCAGAGTAAGG GAGCTGAAGGATGGCGAGGAGCAAGTGATCAAGAGACGAAGGAGGAAAGAAGGAAACAATTTGGAAGAGAAGAAACCCCGGAAGAACAGAGTGCCCAAACCAGG AGTGTCGTCTCTGATGAACATCCACCggccagagaagaagaagaggaagaagctgATGAAGGACTCCTTGTGCTTGGCAGCCATGTTGCGCCGCTTCACCCGGGAGAAGCAGGAGATGAGGAAGATGAACCCCACCGCGCCCCACTCCGGCATGGGTAGCTCCGTGGCCAACGCCCCGCGAGCCAACCACCTGCTGGCTAACTCCCACCTGCACGCTAACGCGGCTAACAACGACGTCTCGTTGGCCGAGCTCACCGCGGACCCCGCCATGATGTCACTGCTGGGCTCGGCAAATGAGAAGGAGCTTCAGGATCTTCTGGGTGACCTGGACTTCAGCCTTCTGGACAGCTCGGCTAATCCGCATGTGGCCACGCCCGGGAGAGAGAATGGCCTGATGGGAATTGGAGTTTCAGGGCCGAAGCCGAGTGGGGGCGGGTTAGGGAGGGGGCTGGGGGTTGCAGGGGGTCTCCTACACCCACCTCCGCTCCCTGACGGCCTGCCCGCCCCCCTCATCAAGCGCATCGAGGACCTACGGGCG GCCTCTCGTCAGTTTGATCAAGAGGGAAGGAAGAAATTCTTCACCCTGGATATGAATAACATCCTACTGGA TATTGAGCTGCAGGCGCAGGAGCAGCCGATGGGGCTACGTGGGGAGGTGTATTCTCACCTGGAGGCCTTTGTGCCCTGCAATAAAGAGGCCCTTCTCAAACGCCTCAAGAAGCTTAGCCTCAACATCCAGGATGACCGTCTGCGTACGCCCCTGTTGAAGCTGAAGCTGGCTGTGTGCAGTGTGATGCCCGAGCAGATCCAACGATACAACATGGACTGCATGGTTAAGGCTGCCAA CAGGCAGCagcctggagagggagagaagaacggatcagaggaggaggacgaggggaAGCCGGGGAAGAGGATGATGGGCCCACGGAAGAAGTTTGTCTGGGACGACAAGCTCAG gtcgCTGCTGTGTAACCTGGTGCGTGTGAAGTTGAGCTCCTATGAACTGGAGTCGTCTCAGTGCTCTCTCTCCGTGGAGGATTACCTCAAGGCCTTCATGGAGAACGAGGTCAAACCACTGTGGCCCAAGGGCTGGATGCAGGCCAGGATGCTGTTCAAGGAGAGCCGTGTTGTACACAGTCACCTCACTGTCAACAT GGTCAAGAAAAGGATGGTCCCCACCCCCAGGGCTAAAGCAAAG GAGGGCCAATGGATCCAGCAGAGGCCCAATCTCCCCACCGCCAccaccccttctctcccccacgtcccctccaccccctccgtCATCCAGGCCCGCCGGACCTCCTCGTCCCCCTCGGAGCCCATCTGCCTGTCCGACTCGCTGGACGAGGACCTCCGCGCCCCCTCCCTGGATTCCGTCTCCCACGCCCTCGCCTTCCTCAGCCAAGCCGCCAAGGGCCTGGGTCCCCACGGCAGCGTCACTGACCTCAccctcacctcccccctctcccccccgcCTCTCCAGATCCCCAACACCTCCCCCCCCTCCATCACCCCTCACTACTCCCCCTCGTCTTCCCTACTCACCTCACATTCTCTTTCCAAGATAAACGCCAACTTGTCGACGATGGTGACGATGCCATCGATGGCCAACATTAAGACCACGCTATCTACCTCTCCCTCCACTTCCACGGCGTCGTCGGCTCGCATGCAGCTCGCGGGGGCCACGTTGGTGTCTCGTGGCGCCGACGGAGTGTACGGCGTGATGAAAGGGGCAGGCTCTATGGGACAGACTCAGAGACACAATGTCAGCATGGCAACCGCCATTCACAGGCAAGGGGGCATGACTGGAGGGAGTAAGCTCCACCCACCATCGTCCCCCTCCCCGCCCACCAAGCAGCGGCCCCCTCCCACAGCCTCTCCGCTCCTGCCCCCCCATCAGAAGGTCTCCCTGGGCATGGGGGTGGCAATATCAGAACTAGGGAAGAGCAGTGTCAAAGCCAACAGCAGCAGTAACGGCAGTGTCATGATGAGCAACatgtcctcttcctcccctcagtCCCGTGCCACCAACTCCCACTCACACCCCCAGCAGCTCAACTCCAAGAGCCCTCAGCAGCTCAACTCCAAGAGCCCCCAGCAACCCTCCTACCTCACCTCCACGGTGGGCTCTTCACCCTCCCAGTCCCCCTCCCACCACCAGGGCAAATCCAAGCCCCACCACCAGTCCAACTTCATCACCCCCATGCAGGCAACTCTCACCAAGTCCTCCCACAGCAACAACTCCTCCCCCATCATCAAGCTCACCCCTCGCCCCCCtgcccccacccctcctcccatctcctccccttcctcctcctcttccaacctcctctctcactctcaaatGATCTCCAGCCCTCTCCAGTACCAGTCCCCCAAGACTGCTGGCTTCCGCCCCCCATTTAGTGTCCAAGGTGGGGGTCAGGTGAAGCCGGGCCAGGGCAGTTATAGCTTCGCAGGGAGCCAGAAGGCTCCGTGTGTCATTAGCAGTAGTAGCGTTAGCAGCGCTAGCTCCAACAGCAGCCCCATGCGCATGTCGCCCGTCACCAGTCGTCCGGACAACAGCCCCTCCCCCTCCGGCACGGTCTCGACCAGTcacggacagagacagagggccgTGGGCAGAGCCAAGGCTGTAGGCAGTCGGGTGCCCACGGCAACCATGGCCACACCCTCCGTCACCTCACACCTGACGCAG GTGTCAGCTGGCAGTCCCCTCCTGGGCGGGCCACTTGGCTTTGGGATGCTGGGGGGGCTAGTGCCCGTCTCACTGCCCTTCCAGTTCCCATCGCTGCTCAACTTCACTCCTCCTGGTGCCCCGGGGGTCAGCGGCCTGGGCACGGGCACCAACTCAGGATACAGCCTCTCACAGAGCGACTTAATGG aTCTGTATAAGAGTCTCCAGTCAGGGTCACAGGCTGCTCTACCTCCTCACTTGCAGCTTGCTTTCTCAG ATGCGAACCAAAGCCAGGGTGGCGACATGAAGAGGAAGTCCCACTGA
- the LOC120032641 gene encoding ubinuclein-2-like isoform X5 has translation MAEPRKVQFVTLSAFAAGSATETRKRRLEDDEADIDLDADGEVETKASGADGGGGLFGKTSSDKDNAEGKRITVRLNLSLSEPSDQSSAEFNYSELIQNIQAKKNTPPPAPAPTQTPTLFILPPALDPSDPFNDDDRERLQVEALAKKFENKYGNANAAGKKKRKDRMQDLIDIGFGYDETDPFIDNSEAYDELVPASLTTKLGGFYINTGTLQFRAASESEGEEGGKDVKPRVRELKDGEEQVIKRRRRKEGNNLEEKKPRKNRVPKPGVSSLMNIHRPEKKKRKKLMKDSLCLAAMLRRFTREKQEMRKMNPTAPHSGMGSSVANAPRANHLLANSHLHANAANNDVSLAELTADPAMMSLLGSANEKELQDLLGDLDFSLLDSSANPHVATPGRENGLMGIGVSGPKPSGGGLGRGLGVAGGLLHPPPLPDGLPAPLIKRIEDLRAASRQFDQEGRKKFFTLDMNNILLDIELQAQEQPMGLRGEVYSHLEAFVPCNKEALLKRLKKLSLNIQDDRLRTPLLKLKLAVCSVMPEQIQRYNMDCMVKAANRQQPGEGEKNGSEEEDEGKPGKRMMGPRKKFVWDDKLRSLLCNLVRVKLSSYELESSQCSLSVEDYLKAFMENEVKPLWPKGWMQARMLFKESRVVHSHLTVNMVKKRMVPTPRAKAKEGQWIQQRPNLPTATTPSLPHVPSTPSVIQARRTSSSPSEPICLSDSLDEDLRAPSLDSVSHALAFLSQAAKGLGPHGSVTDLTLTSPLSPPPLQIPNTSPPSITPHYSPSSSLLTSHSLSKINANLSTMVTMPSMANIKTTLSTSPSTSTASSARMQLAGATLVSRGADGVYGVMKGAGSMGQTQRHNVSMATAIHRQGGMTGGSKLHPPSSPSPPTKQRPPPTASPLLPPHQKVSLGMGVAISELGKSSVKANSSSNGSVMMSNMSSSSPQSRATNSHSHPQQLNSKSPQQLNSKSPQQPSYLTSTVGSSPSQSPSHHQGKSKPHHQSNFITPMQATLTKSSHSNNSSPIIKLTPRPPAPTPPPISSPSSSSSNLLSHSQMISSPLQYQSPKTAGFRPPFSVQGGGQVKPGQGSYSFAGSQKAPCVISSSSVSSASSNSSPMRMSPVTSRPDNSPSPSGTVSTSHGQRQRAVGRAKAVGSRVPTATMATPSVTSHLTQVSAGSPLLGGPLGFGMLGGLVPVSLPFQFPSLLNFTPPGAPGVSGLGTGTNSGYSLSQSDLMDANQSQGGDMKRKSH, from the exons ATGGCCGAACCGAGAAAAGTACAATTTGTCACCCTCTCGGCCTTCGCTGCGGGATCAGCCACGGAGACTAGGAAACGCCGGTTGGAGGATGACGAGGCCGACATCGACTTGGATGCGGATGGTGAGGTCGAAACGAAAGCGTCCGGGGCAGATGGTGGCGGTGGGCTTTTCGGCAAAACTAGTAGTGACAAGGACAACGCTGAAGGAAAACGGATTACCGTGCGGTTGAACCTATCTCTGTCCGAGCCCAGCGATCAATCGTCGGCCGAGTTTAACTACAGCGAACTCATCCAAAACATCCAG GCAAAAAAGAACACTCCTcctccagccccagccccaacTCAGACTCCAACTCTTTTTATCCTGCCTCCTGCCCTTGACCCTAGCGACCCTTTCAACGATGACGATAGAGAACGACTGCAGGTGGAGGCCCTGGCCAAGAAGTTTGAGAACAAATAT GGCAATGCGAATGCAGCAGGAAAGAAGAAAAGGAAGGATAGAATGCAGGATCTGATTGACATAGGCTTCGGCTACGACGAGACCGACCCTTTTATTGACAACTCAGAGGCT TATGATGAGCTGGTCCCGGCCTCCCTGACTACCAAGCTGGGAGGGTTCTACATCAACACGGGCACGCTGCAGTTCAGAGCTGCTTCCgagtcagagggagaggaagggggcaAGGATGTCAAACCCAGAGTAAGG GAGCTGAAGGATGGCGAGGAGCAAGTGATCAAGAGACGAAGGAGGAAAGAAGGAAACAATTTGGAAGAGAAGAAACCCCGGAAGAACAGAGTGCCCAAACCAGG AGTGTCGTCTCTGATGAACATCCACCggccagagaagaagaagaggaagaagctgATGAAGGACTCCTTGTGCTTGGCAGCCATGTTGCGCCGCTTCACCCGGGAGAAGCAGGAGATGAGGAAGATGAACCCCACCGCGCCCCACTCCGGCATGGGTAGCTCCGTGGCCAACGCCCCGCGAGCCAACCACCTGCTGGCTAACTCCCACCTGCACGCTAACGCGGCTAACAACGACGTCTCGTTGGCCGAGCTCACCGCGGACCCCGCCATGATGTCACTGCTGGGCTCGGCAAATGAGAAGGAGCTTCAGGATCTTCTGGGTGACCTGGACTTCAGCCTTCTGGACAGCTCGGCTAATCCGCATGTGGCCACGCCCGGGAGAGAGAATGGCCTGATGGGAATTGGAGTTTCAGGGCCGAAGCCGAGTGGGGGCGGGTTAGGGAGGGGGCTGGGGGTTGCAGGGGGTCTCCTACACCCACCTCCGCTCCCTGACGGCCTGCCCGCCCCCCTCATCAAGCGCATCGAGGACCTACGGGCG GCCTCTCGTCAGTTTGATCAAGAGGGAAGGAAGAAATTCTTCACCCTGGATATGAATAACATCCTACTGGA TATTGAGCTGCAGGCGCAGGAGCAGCCGATGGGGCTACGTGGGGAGGTGTATTCTCACCTGGAGGCCTTTGTGCCCTGCAATAAAGAGGCCCTTCTCAAACGCCTCAAGAAGCTTAGCCTCAACATCCAGGATGACCGTCTGCGTACGCCCCTGTTGAAGCTGAAGCTGGCTGTGTGCAGTGTGATGCCCGAGCAGATCCAACGATACAACATGGACTGCATGGTTAAGGCTGCCAA CAGGCAGCagcctggagagggagagaagaacggatcagaggaggaggacgaggggaAGCCGGGGAAGAGGATGATGGGCCCACGGAAGAAGTTTGTCTGGGACGACAAGCTCAG gtcgCTGCTGTGTAACCTGGTGCGTGTGAAGTTGAGCTCCTATGAACTGGAGTCGTCTCAGTGCTCTCTCTCCGTGGAGGATTACCTCAAGGCCTTCATGGAGAACGAGGTCAAACCACTGTGGCCCAAGGGCTGGATGCAGGCCAGGATGCTGTTCAAGGAGAGCCGTGTTGTACACAGTCACCTCACTGTCAACAT GGTCAAGAAAAGGATGGTCCCCACCCCCAGGGCTAAAGCAAAG GAGGGCCAATGGATCCAGCAGAGGCCCAATCTCCCCACCGCCAccaccccttctctcccccacgtcccctccaccccctccgtCATCCAGGCCCGCCGGACCTCCTCGTCCCCCTCGGAGCCCATCTGCCTGTCCGACTCGCTGGACGAGGACCTCCGCGCCCCCTCCCTGGATTCCGTCTCCCACGCCCTCGCCTTCCTCAGCCAAGCCGCCAAGGGCCTGGGTCCCCACGGCAGCGTCACTGACCTCAccctcacctcccccctctcccccccgcCTCTCCAGATCCCCAACACCTCCCCCCCCTCCATCACCCCTCACTACTCCCCCTCGTCTTCCCTACTCACCTCACATTCTCTTTCCAAGATAAACGCCAACTTGTCGACGATGGTGACGATGCCATCGATGGCCAACATTAAGACCACGCTATCTACCTCTCCCTCCACTTCCACGGCGTCGTCGGCTCGCATGCAGCTCGCGGGGGCCACGTTGGTGTCTCGTGGCGCCGACGGAGTGTACGGCGTGATGAAAGGGGCAGGCTCTATGGGACAGACTCAGAGACACAATGTCAGCATGGCAACCGCCATTCACAGGCAAGGGGGCATGACTGGAGGGAGTAAGCTCCACCCACCATCGTCCCCCTCCCCGCCCACCAAGCAGCGGCCCCCTCCCACAGCCTCTCCGCTCCTGCCCCCCCATCAGAAGGTCTCCCTGGGCATGGGGGTGGCAATATCAGAACTAGGGAAGAGCAGTGTCAAAGCCAACAGCAGCAGTAACGGCAGTGTCATGATGAGCAACatgtcctcttcctcccctcagtCCCGTGCCACCAACTCCCACTCACACCCCCAGCAGCTCAACTCCAAGAGCCCTCAGCAGCTCAACTCCAAGAGCCCCCAGCAACCCTCCTACCTCACCTCCACGGTGGGCTCTTCACCCTCCCAGTCCCCCTCCCACCACCAGGGCAAATCCAAGCCCCACCACCAGTCCAACTTCATCACCCCCATGCAGGCAACTCTCACCAAGTCCTCCCACAGCAACAACTCCTCCCCCATCATCAAGCTCACCCCTCGCCCCCCtgcccccacccctcctcccatctcctccccttcctcctcctcttccaacctcctctctcactctcaaatGATCTCCAGCCCTCTCCAGTACCAGTCCCCCAAGACTGCTGGCTTCCGCCCCCCATTTAGTGTCCAAGGTGGGGGTCAGGTGAAGCCGGGCCAGGGCAGTTATAGCTTCGCAGGGAGCCAGAAGGCTCCGTGTGTCATTAGCAGTAGTAGCGTTAGCAGCGCTAGCTCCAACAGCAGCCCCATGCGCATGTCGCCCGTCACCAGTCGTCCGGACAACAGCCCCTCCCCCTCCGGCACGGTCTCGACCAGTcacggacagagacagagggccgTGGGCAGAGCCAAGGCTGTAGGCAGTCGGGTGCCCACGGCAACCATGGCCACACCCTCCGTCACCTCACACCTGACGCAG GTGTCAGCTGGCAGTCCCCTCCTGGGCGGGCCACTTGGCTTTGGGATGCTGGGGGGGCTAGTGCCCGTCTCACTGCCCTTCCAGTTCCCATCGCTGCTCAACTTCACTCCTCCTGGTGCCCCGGGGGTCAGCGGCCTGGGCACGGGCACCAACTCAGGATACAGCCTCTCACAGAGCGACTTAATGG ATGCGAACCAAAGCCAGGGTGGCGACATGAAGAGGAAGTCCCACTGA